A window from Streptomyces sp. NBC_00299 encodes these proteins:
- a CDS encoding FGGY-family carbohydrate kinase codes for MYVGIDVGTSTVKAAAFDSAGRELAVAARPVDLALHDGFVEQDMEEVYAAVVAVLNEVTSRAPEQIELAGLTGQGDGVWLVDADGLPVRPAASWMDGRAHELVDRWLADGTFETVFRRTGGAMFPGSPGPLLAWLDSHEPKALDAARAALYCKDMVFQRLTGAAPTTDVSDASMPFLDPRTRTYDNRVVELLGLAHRRGLLAPVSDPVATAQTRGEGLPPGTRIANGPYDLPACALGAGVTSPGDGLLIVGTCLASLVATTDLDLTGEPAGLYINTDRPGHWLRAMPAMVGTAALDWVLSTTGVRHEEVDGLLAETPPGAHGVRVLPYFAPSGERAPFVEPRLRAELTGVSLESTRADLVRATCEGIGYAARHCLEAAGLTGTLAVCGGGTRSPAWMQLLADVLGRPLRVVEGEVGARGAVLAAAERYGVALDAEAWTRPTAVVEPDGERAAYYARAYEDHLARLTEARDRARRI; via the coding sequence ATGTACGTCGGTATCGATGTAGGCACGTCCACGGTGAAGGCAGCCGCGTTCGACTCGGCGGGCCGTGAACTCGCGGTCGCCGCCCGCCCGGTGGACCTGGCCCTGCACGACGGGTTCGTCGAGCAGGACATGGAGGAGGTGTACGCCGCAGTCGTCGCCGTACTGAACGAGGTGACCTCCCGCGCCCCCGAACAGATCGAGCTGGCCGGCCTGACCGGCCAAGGCGACGGCGTATGGCTGGTGGACGCCGACGGGCTCCCCGTGCGCCCCGCCGCCTCCTGGATGGACGGCCGGGCGCACGAACTGGTCGACCGCTGGCTGGCGGACGGCACGTTCGAGACGGTGTTCCGGCGGACGGGGGGCGCGATGTTCCCGGGGTCTCCGGGACCGCTCCTCGCCTGGCTGGACAGTCACGAGCCGAAGGCGCTGGATGCCGCGAGGGCCGCGCTGTACTGCAAGGACATGGTGTTCCAGCGGCTGACGGGAGCAGCCCCGACGACGGACGTGTCGGACGCCTCCATGCCCTTCCTCGACCCCCGCACCCGGACCTACGACAACCGAGTGGTCGAACTTCTGGGCCTGGCCCACCGCCGCGGCCTCCTCGCCCCGGTGAGCGACCCGGTCGCGACCGCGCAGACCCGTGGCGAGGGCCTCCCGCCCGGGACCCGCATCGCGAACGGCCCGTACGACCTCCCGGCCTGCGCGCTCGGCGCGGGCGTGACGTCCCCCGGCGACGGTCTGCTCATCGTCGGCACCTGTCTGGCCAGCCTGGTCGCGACCACCGACCTCGACCTGACCGGCGAGCCGGCCGGGCTGTACATCAACACCGACCGCCCGGGGCACTGGCTGCGCGCGATGCCCGCGATGGTCGGTACGGCCGCGCTGGACTGGGTGCTGTCGACGACGGGCGTCCGGCACGAGGAGGTCGACGGGCTGCTGGCCGAGACCCCGCCGGGCGCGCACGGCGTCCGTGTCCTGCCGTACTTCGCGCCGTCGGGTGAGCGCGCGCCCTTCGTCGAGCCCCGTCTGCGCGCCGAACTGACCGGTGTCTCCCTGGAGTCGACCCGGGCCGATCTGGTCCGGGCGACCTGCGAGGGCATCGGCTACGCGGCCCGGCACTGTCTGGAGGCGGCGGGCCTCACCGGAACGCTGGCCGTGTGCGGAGGCGGCACGCGCAGCCCGGCCTGGATGCAGCTGCTCGCCGATGTCCTCGGGCGCCCGCTGCGGGTCGTCGAGGGCGAGGTGGGCGCGCGGGGCGCGGTGCTGGCGGCGGCCGAGCGGTACGGGGTGGCGCTGGACGCGGAGGCGTGGACGCGGCCGACGGCTGTAGTCGAGCCGGACGGGGAGCGGGCGGCGTACTACGCGAGGGCGTACGAGGACCACCTGGCCCGCCTGACCGAGGCGCGCGACAGGGCACGACGCATCTGA
- a CDS encoding 2-hydroxyacid dehydrogenase, translated as MTNGNSVRVVAAGDHFILPSLIREALDPELTCEVAELTLGWPLDPFGPVAEVTEASDAEDELIEALAGAQVLVTQMGPVTERVLDACPDLRLVVVCRGGPVNVNLDAAKRHDVRVCYAPGRNAAATAEFTVGLMLAALRRIPQAHDLLARQGSWEGATYYTYEHSGLELEDLPVGLVGYGAVGSRVARVLGAFGARVMVHDPYVHGEIHGLRVASLDDLLRASRVITLHARLTAETRGLIGARELALLPQGAVVVNAARGPLLDEDALCAALENGHLSAAALDTYAQEPLPPASRLHALADRVVLTPHLGGASRAVAEKAARIAAEEVSRWVRGEPLAHCLT; from the coding sequence ATGACCAACGGGAACAGCGTGCGTGTGGTGGCCGCGGGCGACCACTTCATCCTGCCGTCGCTGATCAGAGAGGCACTCGACCCTGAACTCACCTGTGAAGTGGCCGAGTTGACCCTCGGCTGGCCACTCGACCCCTTCGGCCCGGTGGCGGAGGTGACGGAGGCGAGCGACGCCGAGGACGAGCTGATCGAGGCGCTCGCCGGTGCGCAGGTGCTGGTCACCCAGATGGGCCCGGTCACGGAACGCGTCCTCGACGCCTGTCCCGACCTCCGCCTGGTCGTCGTCTGCCGCGGCGGCCCGGTGAACGTCAACCTGGACGCGGCCAAGCGGCACGACGTCCGGGTCTGCTACGCGCCCGGCCGCAACGCCGCCGCCACCGCCGAGTTCACGGTCGGCCTGATGCTCGCGGCGCTGCGCCGCATCCCCCAGGCCCACGACCTCCTTGCCCGGCAGGGCAGTTGGGAGGGGGCCACCTACTACACCTACGAGCACAGCGGCCTGGAACTGGAGGACCTCCCGGTCGGCCTGGTGGGCTACGGGGCCGTGGGCAGCAGGGTCGCGCGCGTGCTGGGCGCCTTCGGGGCACGGGTCATGGTCCACGACCCCTACGTCCACGGCGAGATCCACGGCCTACGGGTCGCCTCCCTGGACGACCTCCTGCGCGCCTCCCGGGTGATCACCCTCCACGCCCGCCTCACCGCCGAGACCCGAGGCCTGATCGGCGCCCGCGAACTCGCCCTGCTCCCGCAGGGCGCGGTGGTCGTCAACGCGGCCCGCGGCCCGCTCCTGGACGAGGACGCCCTGTGCGCCGCACTGGAGAACGGCCACCTGTCGGCGGCGGCCCTGGACACGTACGCCCAGGAGCCGTTGCCCCCGGCCTCCCGCCTGCACGCCCTGGCCGACCGCGTCGTCCTGACCCCCCACCTGGGCGGCGCGTCCCGCGCGGTCGCGGAGAAGGCGGCCCGCATCGCCGCCGAGGAAGTGAGCCGCTGGGTGCGCGGAGAGCCCCTCGCGCACTGCCTGACCTGA
- a CDS encoding glycerophosphodiester phosphodiesterase family protein has translation MHPRRRSLLLAAAGTTAAAAVPTPATAGPRPSTGPVVIGHRGAAGWRPEHTAVSYSYAVQTGADWIEPDLVPTKDHVLVVRHENEISQTTDVASHPEFADRRTTKTVDGRAVTGWFTEDFTLAELKTLRAVERLPLVRNRNTVFDGREEILTFQEVVDLARRLSKTYGRTIAVFPETKHPTYFRSIGLPLEPKLAYVVRRNRLGSRECVVQSFEPTSLKRIAAEQLRVPLWQALGTTGGPYDLVSAGDPTTYKDMMSPAGLARIAEYADWIGPDKSSVAGTSLVADAHAAGLRIGPYTFRAENQFLPAQFRRGSGANDFGDAFAEYALYYGLGVDAVVTDFPDLAVMARRG, from the coding sequence ATGCATCCGAGACGTAGATCCCTGCTGCTCGCGGCCGCCGGCACCACGGCGGCCGCGGCCGTACCCACACCGGCGACCGCCGGCCCCCGCCCTTCGACGGGGCCGGTCGTCATCGGCCATCGCGGCGCGGCCGGGTGGCGCCCCGAACACACGGCGGTCTCCTACTCGTACGCCGTGCAGACCGGCGCCGACTGGATCGAACCGGACCTCGTCCCGACGAAGGACCACGTCCTGGTCGTCCGGCACGAGAACGAGATCTCGCAGACGACGGACGTGGCGTCGCACCCGGAGTTCGCGGACCGCCGGACGACGAAGACGGTGGACGGGCGGGCGGTGACGGGCTGGTTCACGGAGGACTTCACGCTGGCGGAGCTGAAGACGCTGCGGGCGGTGGAGCGACTGCCGCTGGTCCGCAACCGCAACACGGTGTTCGACGGCCGGGAGGAAATCCTCACCTTCCAGGAGGTGGTGGACCTGGCGCGCAGGCTGTCTAAGACGTACGGCCGTACGATCGCCGTCTTCCCGGAGACCAAGCATCCGACGTACTTCCGCTCGATCGGCCTGCCGTTGGAGCCGAAACTCGCGTACGTGGTCCGTCGCAACCGGCTCGGCTCGCGTGAGTGCGTGGTGCAGTCCTTCGAGCCGACGAGTCTGAAACGGATTGCGGCGGAGCAGCTGAGGGTGCCGCTGTGGCAGGCGCTGGGGACGACGGGTGGGCCGTACGACCTGGTCTCGGCCGGTGATCCGACGACGTACAAGGACATGATGAGCCCGGCGGGGCTGGCGCGGATCGCCGAGTACGCGGACTGGATCGGGCCGGACAAGTCGTCGGTCGCCGGTACGTCGCTCGTCGCGGACGCGCATGCGGCGGGGCTGCGGATCGGGCCGTACACCTTCCGCGCGGAGAACCAGTTCCTGCCCGCGCAATTCCGGCGCGGTAGCGGAGCGAACGATTTCGGGGACGCGTTCGCCGAGTACGCGCTGTACTACGGGCTGGGGGTCGATGCGGTGGTGACCGACTTCCCCGATCTGGCGGTGATGGCGAGGAGGGGTTGA
- a CDS encoding mycothiol-dependent nitroreductase Rv2466c family protein: MSEKTPVDFWFDPLCPWAWMTSRWVLEVEKVRDIEVRWHVMSLAVLNEDKLDDLPEEYRDMLATKAWGPVRVVIAAQELHGADVLGDFYTALGTRIHNQGEGPGKETVAAALKDAGLPDSLINHWDGTEYEPQLRASHKEGIDKVGQEVGTPVIAVPGADGEQIAFFGPVVTPAPQGEDAAKLWDGTLAVASVPGFYEIKRTRTKGPDFSNL, translated from the coding sequence ATGTCGGAGAAGACCCCCGTCGACTTCTGGTTCGACCCGCTGTGCCCCTGGGCCTGGATGACCTCGCGCTGGGTGCTGGAGGTGGAGAAGGTCCGTGACATCGAGGTCCGCTGGCATGTGATGAGCCTGGCCGTTCTCAACGAGGACAAGCTGGACGACCTGCCCGAGGAATACCGCGACATGCTCGCCACCAAGGCGTGGGGCCCGGTCCGGGTCGTCATCGCCGCGCAGGAGCTGCACGGCGCCGACGTGCTCGGTGACTTCTACACCGCCCTCGGCACCCGCATCCACAACCAGGGCGAGGGCCCCGGCAAGGAGACGGTCGCCGCCGCCCTGAAGGACGCCGGCCTGCCGGACTCCCTCATAAACCACTGGGACGGCACCGAGTACGAGCCGCAGCTGCGTGCCTCCCACAAGGAGGGCATCGACAAGGTCGGCCAGGAGGTCGGCACCCCCGTCATCGCCGTCCCCGGCGCCGACGGCGAGCAGATCGCCTTCTTCGGCCCCGTCGTCACCCCGGCCCCCCAGGGCGAGGACGCCGCGAAGCTGTGGGACGGCACCCTCGCCGTGGCCTCCGTGCCGGGCTTCTACGAGATCAAGCGGACGCGGACGAAGGGGCCGGACTTCAGCAACCTGTAG